The region GGCAGCGCGAGGCAGGGCCCCCGACTCGCCGAGCACGAGCGCCCATCCACCGCTCGCGAGCATGAGCGCGTTGAGCAGCATGAGGCCGATGGAGAACGCGACGAGGATGCGGCCGACCGAGGTCAGCTGCGCGACGAGTCGATCATCCGCTCGCGGGTCGTCGCTCGTGGCGACCCCGTTGACGATCACGGCGCCGGCGCCCAGGTCGGTGAAGGCGAGCATGGACGGCAGCACCGTCAGGAGCGAGAAGAGCGCGTAGTGCTCGACGCCCGCCTCGCCGAGGATGAGCCTCGTCGTCAGGATGCCGCAGACGAGCGAGATCGCCATCGTCCCGGCCTTCGCCAGGAGGGCGAGCAGCGAGTTCATCCACGCGGCCGGTCGTAGGGCGTCCGCGGCAGCACGACCCCGTTGAGCACGACGCCCAGGATGCGCGCGGGGGTCGCGGCGACCGCCGTGAGGGTGCGACGGAGCGCCTCGCGACGCGTGCGATCGGCGCGCGCGACGACGATGATGCCGTCCGACTCGGAGGCGAGCCACAGGGCATCGCTCACGGCGAGCACGGGAGCCGTGTCGACGATGACGTAGTCGTAGGAGCTGCGAGCGGCCGCGAGCACGGTCGTCAGACGGTCGCTCGTGAGGAGGTGGCCGGGGTTGGGAGGCTTCGGGCCGCTCGCGAGGATCTCCAGGTCTGGAGAGCCCCACGGCTGCACCGCCTCGGGCAGCGTGACATCGCCGACGAGCACGGTCGTGAGCCCGACTGCTCCCTCGACGCCCGTCAGGTCGGCGATCGAGGAACGGCGCAGGTCGGCATCGACGAGCAGCACGCGGTGACCGACGTCGGCGAGCGTGAGCGCGAGGCCCACGCTGACCGAGGACTTGCCCTCGCCGCTGCTGCCGGAGGTCACGAGCAGCACTCTGCGCTCGCCGGCGAGGTCGACGTATTTGAGCGCAGCCGTCATCTGACGCACCGACTCGGCGACGCGGCCGCCCTCGTGCTCCCGCAGCGCCGGCACCAGCCCCCGGCCGTCGGCGCGGCCGACGCGTCCGAGCACGGGGATGTCGGCGGACGCCTCCTGCAGGTCCTCGACGCTCGTGAGGCGGCTGCCGAACCGGCGGAGGACGAGTGCCGCGAGGACTCCGACGGCGAGCCCGGACGCACCGCCCAGCAGGGTGTTGAGCCGCGTGTTCGGCGCGATCGGCCCAGACGGCTCCCGAGCCGGCGCGATTACCTCGACCCGCACGGCGGGCTCGCCGTCGGGGCCCTCGGGCGAGACGTCCGCGACAGCGCGCGAGAACTGGGCGGCGACCGCGTCGGCGATCGTCCTCGCCGCCGCACCGGATGCATCCGACACGCCGATCTCGATCACGAAGGTGTTGAGCGGAGCCTCGACGTCGGTTCGCGCCGCGAGGCCCCCTGCCGTCTGCGGGATGTCCAGCTCGTCGACGACGGGCTGGAGGACCGTGGGGGAGCGGGCGAGGAGCGTGTACGTCTGCACGAGGTTCTGCACGTAGTTGGACCCCTGCACGAGCTCGCTCGTGGAGTCGCCGCGCGAGGGGATGACCATGACGCTGGTCTCAGCGCGGAAGGTGTCAGGCATCGCCTTCGACACGCCCCACCCGCCGCCGGCACCGAGCACCGCGAGCAGGAGGATCGACAGCCAGTGCTTTCGCAGCGCCGCGGCGTACTCCGTGAGGGTCATCGGGCCTCTTCCTGTGGGCTCACCTCGCATTCTGCACTGCTCGGCGTGCCCCGCGGCCCATCCCGCGGATCGACTCGCCCGCGGCGAGTCGCTCGGCCAGCTGCTCGTAGCCCTCGGCGACCTCGTCCCAGCGGAACGCGCGGGCCGCCCGCTCGCGCGCCCGCGCACCCCGCACGGCGACGAGCTGGTCGTCCTCCTCCGCCTCGGCGAGGGCCGCGGGCAGGTCTGCGGCGCTGCTGAACGTCCATGCGTCGTCGTCCAGCACCTCGCGGTTGAAGTCGACGTCGAACGCGATCGTCGCGGCCCCCGCACCCATGGCTCGCAGCAGAGAGGGGTTCGTGCCGCCGACCGAGTGCCCGTGGATGTACGTGCGCGCGTAGGCGTAGAGCGCGTCGAGCGTCCGCTGGTCGTAGATGCTGCCGAGCAGCCGGATGCGGTCGTCGCCCTCGGCCGCTTCGCGCACCGCGCGCGTGTAGTCGGCGCTGTAGGGCGCCGACCCGACGACGGCGAGGGGCAGCCGCGCGCCGCTCGCGCGATAGCCGCGGACCATCTCGAGCACGTGGTTCTCGGGCTCGAACCGCGCGACGACGAGGTGGTAGCCGTGCGGCTCGAGGGCGAGCTCGCCGAGCGGCCGGGCATGCACGCGCTCGAGCACCGGCGCTCCGTAGCGCAGCAGCTCGGTCGCCACGTCGAACTCGCGGGCGTAGTAGTCGGCGATGCCGGGCGCGTCGGCGATGAGCGCGTCCGCGGTCCGCACCGAGTGCTCCTCCGCCCAGCGGTAGTAGGCGCGGCCGGCGCCGCCCCACTTCGTTCGGCGCCACTCGAGGCCGTCGACGTGCACCGCGACCGGCACGCCGCGGGTGCGTAGCATCGAGACATACGGCGCGTTCGCGGCGTTGAACACGAAGACGACATCGGGGCGCGGGCCGCAGGTCACGAGCAGCGACGCGATGCCCGTGCGGCTGAGCGTCTCCACCTGCTTGAGCGGCACCGAGGGCACGTGCACGACGCGCATGCCGCGATGCTCCTTGACACCCGGATGCGTCCGGTCGCCGTACACGGTGACGTCGTGACCGCGAGCGGCCAGGCGTCCGCCGATCTCCTCGACGGCGGTCTCGAAGCCACCGTAGGCCGCGGGCACGCCGCGCGTGCCGAGCATGGCGATGCGCATGTCAGTACGCCCCCGAGGGCTGCACGACGACACGGGCGGTCCGGAAGATGATCATGAGGTCCTCCATGACCGACCAGTTCTCGACGTAGCGCAGGTCGAGCCGCACGCTCTCCTGCCAGGTGAGGTCGCTGCGACCGCTGATTTGCCACAGCCCCGTGATGCCCGGCTTGAGGTAGAGCCTGCGCATGGCGACCTCGTCGTAGTGGGTCGCCTCGGCCGGCAGCGGCGGGCGCGGGCCCACGACGCTCATGTCGCCGCGCAGCGCGTTCCAGAACTGCGGGAGCTCGTCGAGCGAGTGGCGCCGCAGGAATCCGCCGACGCGCGTGATGCGCGGGTCGTCCTTCAGCTTGAAGAGGGGTCCAGCCGCCTCGTTGAGCGCGCGCAGCTCCTCGAGGCGCTGCTCCGCGTCGACGTGCATGGTGCGGAACTTCAGCATCGCGAAGCTCTGCCCGTCGCGGCCGATGCGCCGCTGCCGGAAGAGCACGGGGCCGGGGGAGTCGAGCTTGATCGCGATCGCGATCGGCACCGCCGCGATGCCGACCACGACGAGGGCGCAGGCCGACACGGCGATGTCGAGCGCGCGCTTGAGCGCGTGGTGGCCGCCTTCGAAGGTGGGGATGCGTACCTGGATGAGCGGCAGCCCGTCGACGGGCCGAAACGAGATCCGCGGACCGGCGACATCGGTGAGCCGAGAGAAGAGCACGAGCTCCGCGCACGTGCCCTCGAGCTGGCGCCGCAGCCGGGTGAGGTACTCGGGGTCGGCGTCCGTGCTCGCCGCGAGGATGACGGTGTCGGCACTCATCCGCTCGGCGTTCTCGGCCACGGTCGCGGTCGTCGAGAGCACCGGCACCCGGCGCCCGCGCAGCTCGAGCGGGTCGCCCGGGTCGCCGCGGACGGCGGCGCCGACGACGTGGAAGCTCAGGTCGTCGGTCGCGCCGAGGCGCTCGAGCACGTACGCGATCTCGTCGCGGTCGCCGACGAGGATCGTCCGCGATGCCCACTCACCCTCGCGACGGCGGGTCACGAGCCAGCGACGCCACTGCCAGCGGCTCACGAGCAGCCCGAGCAGCCCGAGCGGCAGCGCGACGAGCAGCTGCATCCGCATCTCCGGCCACTCGAGCGCGAGCGCGCCGGCCGCGAGCGCCGCGAAGGCGAACCCGGTCGCGTGCGCGACGCGGCGGTACTCGGTGGCGCCGGATCCGAGCACGCTCGGCTCGCGGGAGCGCGTCGCGGCGAGGGCGATGAGCCACGCGATGGCGGTGAGCACGGGCGCCGCGAGCAGCTGCTCGGGCGTGACGGGCGCGGGTCCGCTCGAGAGCGCAGTCGGGGCGAGCATCTCGAGCCCCGTCGCGACGACGACGACCGCGACGTCCGTCGTGACGAGCCCGGCTCGGCTCCGGCGCTCCCACTCGAGTCGCCGCGCGAGCGTCGAGGTGGGCCGAGGCGACCGCGCGCCGGGCAGGTGGATCGTGGCAGCGGCGACTGCGCGCGCACCGCTGCGGGAGCGACGAGCTGCGGTCGGCTGCGTCGTGACCGCAGTGCTCACGGCTCGCTGCACCTGCCACCGCCTCTCGCCGACGGCCTCACCGCCGAACTCGTAACACTGTTGCCAAACATACGAGCGGGGCTGTCGGGGGACAAGCGAAGATCCCCGCACGATGCGATTCGTGCGGGGATCTGCGGCTCGGCTTGAGCCGTTGCTCAGGCCGAGGGCTCAGCCGAGCGCCGACTCCAGGATCGCGGCGAGCTCTTGCGAGGAGCGCTTCGCGGAACCGGTCGCGGGGCTCGCGGATGCGGGGCGCCCGACGACCTTGAGCGTGCGGCCGTGCAGGTGGCGGGGGAGCGCGAGGTGCATGAACGGCCATGCGCCCTGGTTGAGCGGCTCCTCCTGCACCCACACGAGCTGCGCGTTCGGGTAGCGGTCGACCGCGTCGTTGATCTCGTCGATCGGCAGCGGGTACAGCTGCTCGACCCGCACGAGGGCGACGTCGCTCCGGCCGCGCTTGGCGGCCTCGGCCTTGAGGTCGTAGTGGATCTTGCCCGAGTGCAGCAGCACGCGCGTCACGGCGCCCGGATCCTGCACCTGCTGGTCGTCGATCACGGTGCGGAAGGCGCCGCTCGTGAAGTCCTCGACCGCGCTCGTCGCGTCGCGCAGCCGCAGCATCGCCTTCGGCGTGAAGACGATGAGCGGCCGGCGCGGCCGGGCGTAGGCCTGGCGGCGCAGCAGGTGGAAGTGGTTCGCCGGCGTCGAGGGACGCGCGATCGTCATGTTGTCCTCGGCCGCGAGCTGCAGGAAGCGCTCGATGCGACCCGACGAGTGGTCGGGGCCCGCGCCCTCGTAGCCGTGCGGCAGCAGCAGCACGAGCGAGGAGTGCTGGTTCCACTTCTGCTCGGCGGAGGCGATGAACTCGTCGATCACGATCTGCGCGCCGTTGGCGAAGTCGCCGAACTGCGCCTCCCACAGCACGAGCGCGTCGGGGCGCTCGACGGAGTAGCCGTACTCGAAGGCCATCGCGGCGTACTCGCTCAGCAGCGAGTCGTAGATCGACAGCCGCGCCTGGTCCTCGCCGAGGTTCGCGAGCGGCAGCCACTCCTGGCCGTTGTTCCGGTCGTGCATGACGGCGTGGCGCTGCACGAACGTGCCGCGACGCGTGTCCTGCCCCGACATGCGCACGGGCGTGCCCTCGAGCAGGAGCGATCCGAGCGCGAGCAGCTCGCCGAACGCCCAGTCGACGCCGCCCTCACGGCTCGCCTTGACGCGCTTGTCGAGCACCTGCTTGACCTTCGGGTGCACGGCGAAGCCGTCGGGGGCGTTGCCGTGCGCGTCGCCGATCGCGGCGATGACGGATGGGTCCACCCCGGTCGACTCCGGCTCGCCGGCGGCCTGCTGGAACACGGCGGGCGTCACGATCGGCATCGAGCCGGTCGCAGCCGCGTGGGTCTCCATGAACGCCTGCTCGAGCTTGGCCTGGAAGTCGGCCTGCGCCTCCTGGTACTCGTCCTCGGTGATGTCGCCGCGACCGACGAGGTTCTCGGCGTAGAGGGTGCGCACCGAGCGCTTCGCCTCGATGAGCGAGTACATGAGCGGCTGCGTCATGGTGGGGTCGTCGCCCTCGTTGTGCCCGCGGCGGCGGTAGCAGATGAGGTCGACGACGATGTCGCGCTTGAACTCCTGGCGGTACTGGAAGGCGAGCTCCGCGACGCGCACCACGGCCTCGGGGTCGTCGCCGTTCACGTGCAGGACGGGCGCGTGGATCGCCTTCGCGATGTCGGTCGCGTAGGTCGACGAGCGCGACTCGGTCGGCGGGGTCGTGAAGCCGACCTGGTTGTTCACGACGAGGTGCACGGTGCCGCCCGTCTGG is a window of Agrococcus sp. Marseille-Q4369 DNA encoding:
- a CDS encoding polysaccharide biosynthesis tyrosine autokinase, producing the protein MTLTEYAAALRKHWLSILLLAVLGAGGGWGVSKAMPDTFRAETSVMVIPSRGDSTSELVQGSNYVQNLVQTYTLLARSPTVLQPVVDELDIPQTAGGLAARTDVEAPLNTFVIEIGVSDASGAAARTIADAVAAQFSRAVADVSPEGPDGEPAVRVEVIAPAREPSGPIAPNTRLNTLLGGASGLAVGVLAALVLRRFGSRLTSVEDLQEASADIPVLGRVGRADGRGLVPALREHEGGRVAESVRQMTAALKYVDLAGERRVLLVTSGSSGEGKSSVSVGLALTLADVGHRVLLVDADLRRSSIADLTGVEGAVGLTTVLVGDVTLPEAVQPWGSPDLEILASGPKPPNPGHLLTSDRLTTVLAAARSSYDYVIVDTAPVLAVSDALWLASESDGIIVVARADRTRREALRRTLTAVAATPARILGVVLNGVVLPRTPYDRPRG
- a CDS encoding glycosyltransferase, producing MRIAMLGTRGVPAAYGGFETAVEEIGGRLAARGHDVTVYGDRTHPGVKEHRGMRVVHVPSVPLKQVETLSRTGIASLLVTCGPRPDVVFVFNAANAPYVSMLRTRGVPVAVHVDGLEWRRTKWGGAGRAYYRWAEEHSVRTADALIADAPGIADYYAREFDVATELLRYGAPVLERVHARPLGELALEPHGYHLVVARFEPENHVLEMVRGYRASGARLPLAVVGSAPYSADYTRAVREAAEGDDRIRLLGSIYDQRTLDALYAYARTYIHGHSVGGTNPSLLRAMGAGAATIAFDVDFNREVLDDDAWTFSSAADLPAALAEAEEDDQLVAVRGARARERAARAFRWDEVAEGYEQLAERLAAGESIRGMGRGARRAVQNAR
- a CDS encoding sugar transferase; amino-acid sequence: MSTAVTTQPTAARRSRSGARAVAAATIHLPGARSPRPTSTLARRLEWERRSRAGLVTTDVAVVVVATGLEMLAPTALSSGPAPVTPEQLLAAPVLTAIAWLIALAATRSREPSVLGSGATEYRRVAHATGFAFAALAAGALALEWPEMRMQLLVALPLGLLGLLVSRWQWRRWLVTRRREGEWASRTILVGDRDEIAYVLERLGATDDLSFHVVGAAVRGDPGDPLELRGRRVPVLSTTATVAENAERMSADTVILAASTDADPEYLTRLRRQLEGTCAELVLFSRLTDVAGPRISFRPVDGLPLIQVRIPTFEGGHHALKRALDIAVSACALVVVGIAAVPIAIAIKLDSPGPVLFRQRRIGRDGQSFAMLKFRTMHVDAEQRLEELRALNEAAGPLFKLKDDPRITRVGGFLRRHSLDELPQFWNALRGDMSVVGPRPPLPAEATHYDEVAMRRLYLKPGITGLWQISGRSDLTWQESVRLDLRYVENWSVMEDLMIIFRTARVVVQPSGAY